The following is a genomic window from Spirosoma agri.
CTTCAATGATTATTTTCAGAACGCTACCGGCTTATATGATCCGTCCATGGGACACTCGCGTCGGCGGGTGCAGGTATACGCAACGATGGGCATGGCGTTCCGGGCCGTACTCGATAACTCAATTCTTCAGGGAGGCTGGTTCAATGGAGTTGACAATTATTATGCGCTGCCAGCGGTTGAACTGAAACATTTTCTGGGATTGATGGATTTTGGCGCTGTCGTTGCCTACCGGAATGTTCAGCTTTCGTTCACGCAATCGGTGCGTACGCAGGAATTTAAGAACGGGCTGGACCACCAGTGGGGGCGCGTGAACCTGTTATTCCGTTGCGGAAAATAATTGATAAACGGCCCTGCCTGGCGATCTGGTTTTAGCTTCTCAATCAATTAACGTAACCATTCAGTAAGCCCACTGAACTTCGTCTGCTTATTCGGCTTTACTAGCGTATGGAAATTCTCGTAACAGCCGCTATTATTGGTTATATTATCTATCTCCGCTACTACGCAGACTTACGGAACAAGTCCGAAAAGGAGGTAGAACAGGTGCAATCAGGCATCAACCTGTATAATGCCGGCCAGTTTGATGAGACTCTCGACTACTTCACTGCGTATATTCGGAGCGAACCCAAATCCAGCATCGCGTATCTTTACTTAGCCCGCTGCTATCGTGCGTTGGGTAATGTGCCCGCTGCGGTAACTGCCTTGAAAACGGGTGAAAGTTACGACGATACGGTCGCTGATCTACACGTAGAGATGGGGCAGATTTTGTACGATCAACAGAATTATCAGGCTGCTTTTCTGGAATTCGATAAAGCCGTCTTTCACGCGAAAGGTGCCCAGGCGACTCCGTACCACTGGCGGGGTTTGACTCGGCAACAGCTCAACCAAGCGGCTGACGCACAACAGGATCTGGATCGGGCAGTTGCTCTTCAACTAACCGCCGAAACGGTTCCGCCCGTTAACCATTCGGAGCATACGACCTTCCTAGACCGAAAGTTTCTAAGCCATGTTCTGCTTATTCTGGTCAACAGTGCCATTTTACTGGTCGTAATCAAGGAAGCGACGGTTATTCACCTGCCTTACCTGCTGGCGGCCGTCGCAGCCGCCACGATTGGGTTTATTGAGCCCAAAAAAGGATGGGCACTGGCACTATTACAGGCCTTTTTGCTCTGGATTGGCTACACATTTTTTACGACCGCCCCCCAAACCAGCGGCTCCCGGGAATTAGAATCATTTGGGCTTTACGGATCTATCGTGTTGACCTTTATTGGCAGTTTTATTGGTGGAGTTCTTAAGCGACAACTCGCCCGGTAAGCGATGAACGGCGTGTGTTCAACTCGTCTAATAAAGACTGTATTTGTTAGGATTGATCGGCCTGCGTTACATGTAGGCAAGGCGAACATGTACGTTCTACCCGTCAAAACGAACCCCTCTCAATCTTGTTGGCGAACACACTACGCTTTCAGGTCGATACATAAGCGATTTGGCCGTATCTTGAGCGACAAATACAACCGTTCATTTAGTATGAAAAAACGCTTATTTCCTCTTTTTTATCTCCTATTAACGCTTAATAGCCAAATTAATGCGCAGGCTCCTCCTGGCGGGACTACTAGTATCGCCACGTTTACTGCCGGTATGGAGCGCAATACTGGTTTTATGACCTATTACTGGGACGCTAAAAAAGGGAAGGTCTGGCTTGAGATTGACAAGTTCGATACCGAGTTTCTGTATTAT
Proteins encoded in this region:
- a CDS encoding tetratricopeptide repeat protein is translated as MEILVTAAIIGYIIYLRYYADLRNKSEKEVEQVQSGINLYNAGQFDETLDYFTAYIRSEPKSSIAYLYLARCYRALGNVPAAVTALKTGESYDDTVADLHVEMGQILYDQQNYQAAFLEFDKAVFHAKGAQATPYHWRGLTRQQLNQAADAQQDLDRAVALQLTAETVPPVNHSEHTTFLDRKFLSHVLLILVNSAILLVVIKEATVIHLPYLLAAVAAATIGFIEPKKGWALALLQAFLLWIGYTFFTTAPQTSGSRELESFGLYGSIVLTFIGSFIGGVLKRQLAR